One Amaranthus tricolor cultivar Red isolate AtriRed21 chromosome 10, ASM2621246v1, whole genome shotgun sequence genomic window carries:
- the LOC130825472 gene encoding uncharacterized protein LOC130825472, producing MEWPIIKPKYKLQANYLKGNDLIAVPNFFTSFESKEFIKIAESLGFVHQGSLGPAKGEAYRDNDRISVNDPNLANIIWESGLSKLFRDIKIRGKIAVGLNPNIRFYRYKAGQSFGRHIDESVDLGDGKCTYYTLLIYLSGSTQSKGKNDVKSQSNSNPLVGGETVFYGSRNSVVAEVAPAEGMALVHIHGDKCMLHEARYVTKGVKYVFRSDVVFA from the exons ATGGAATGGCCCATAATCAAACCCAAGTACAAACTCCAAGCCAATTATCTCAAAGGAAATGATCTTATCGCT gtGCCAAATTTCTTCACATCATTTGAGTCAAAGGAATTTATCAAAATTGCCGAGTCACTTGGTTTTGTGCATCAAGGGAGCCTTGGGCCAGCTAAAGGTGAAGCTTACAGAGACAATGACCGCATCTCCGTGAATGATCCTAATCTTGCTAATATAATTTGGGAGTCAGGACTTAGCAAATTGTTTAGAGATATCAAAATACGAGGGAAAATTGCTGTTGGGCTAAATCCGAATATCAGATTTTACAG ATACAAAGCCGGTCAAAGTTTTGGACGTCATATTGATGAAAGTGTTGACCTTGGAGATGGAAAATGCACATACTATACACTGTTGATATACCTAAGCGGAAGTACTCAATCCAAAGGCAAGAATGATGTCAAGAGTCAAAGCAACTCCAACCCCTTAGTAGGAGGTGAAACAGTATTTTACGGTTCAAGGAACAGTGTGGTAGCTGAG GTGGCTCCAGCTGAGGGGATGGCACTTGTTCATATCCATGGAGACAAGTGTATGCTGCATGAAGCTCGGTATGTCACCAAAGGGGTCAAGTATGTTTTTCGTAGCGATGTAGTTTTTGCTTGA
- the LOC130824929 gene encoding uncharacterized protein LOC130824929, with translation MAPTKNLSTQQREQIMQKLLSALNKKGKPVLGTINALAIEFQVCRKTITCLWNDVKKQMTNNTTVINLNSKRGGREAANKIKFDEEKFKAIKYELKGTQHLVAKQMDVSQSMVCRWKRNKVMRRHTNAIKPTLNENNKLHRLSFAFSKCEYDEKNDAFKFKPYTNVVHIDEKHFYLTRETQSYHLAPGEIGIWPFITQELAKRSSKNKKRGELETKLIQSITKEHIRAMFITNVLPTIRAKWPAGLSKHIYIQQDNAKPHIAHNDREF, from the exons ATGGCTCCTACAAAAAACTTAAGTACACAACAAAGAGAACAAATAATGCAGAAGCTGCTGTCTGCATTAAATAAGAAGGGCAAACCAGTGCTAGGCACAATCAATGCACTTGCGATTGAGTTTCAAGTGTGTAGGAAAACAATCACATGTTTGTGGAATGATGTCAAGAAGCAGATGACAAACAACACCACAGTGATTAACCTCAACAGTAAGAGAGGGGGCAGAGAAGcagcaaacaaaatcaaattcgatgaagaaaaatttaagGCCATTAAATATGAACTCAAGGGTACTCAGCATTTAGTAGCAAAGCAGATGGACGTGTCACAATCAATGGTGTGTAGGTGGAAGAGGAACAAAGTCATGAGAAGGCACACAAATGCAATCAAACcgactttgaatgaaaacaacaagTTACACAGGTTAAGCTTTGCATTCTCTAAATGTGAATATGATGAAAAAAATGATGCATTCAAGTTTAAGCCATATACTAACGTtgttcacatagatgaaaaacacTTCTATCTAACCCGAGAGACACAGAGTTATCATTTAGCTCCGGgtgaa ATAGGCATTTGGCCATTTATTACACAGGAGCTagcaaaaagaagctcaaagAACAAGAAAAGGGGAGAGTTGGAAACAAAActaatacaatcaatcacaaaaGAGCATATTAGAGCAATGTTTATCACTAATGTGCTGCCAACCATAAGAGCAAAATGGCCTGCAGGATTGTCAAAGCATATTTACATTCAACAAGACAATGCCAAACCGCATATAGCACACAATGACAGAGAATTTTAG
- the LOC130825473 gene encoding probable fructokinase-7 encodes MAHISETNGKIKQDDSHAKTNGKVKHDESLVVCFGEMLIDFVPTVSGVSLAEAPAFAKAAGGAPANVAVGISRLGGSSAFVGKVGKDEFGFMLADILKQNKVDNSGMRFDPGARTALAFVTLRADGEREFLFFRNPSADMLLQESELDKNLLQKARIFHYGSISLIVDPCRSAHLAAMKIVKEAGGFLSYDPNLRKQLWPSEEAARDGIMSIWDQADMIKVSEDEIAFLTRGEDPYDDDVVMKLLHPNLKLLIVTEGSNGCRYYTQNFKGKVSGVKVKAVDTTGAGDAFVGGVLSNLASDLNLFKDEKRLREALQFANACGAVTVTKRGAIPGLPTRDEVLEALRQN; translated from the exons ATGGCTCATATTTCAG AAACAAATGGCAAAATCAAGCAGGATGATTCTCATGCTAAAACAAATGGGAAAGTGAAGCATGATGAATCATTGGTTGTTTGTTTTGGGGAGATGCTGATTGATTTCGTGCCCACAGTTAGTGGAGTTTCACTTGCTGAAGCTCCTGCTTTTGCAAAAGCTGCTGGTGGTGCACCTGCCAATGTTGCTGTTGGAATCTCACGGTTAGGAGGTTCATCGGCTTTCGTTGGGAAG GTAGGGAAGGATGAATTTGGCTTCATGTTAGCTGACATTTTGAAGCAAAATAAAGTGGACAATTCAGGCATGAGATTCGACCCTGGGGCAAGGACAGCATTGGCTTTTGTTACTCTAAGAGCTGATGGAGAGCGTGAATTTCTCTTTTTCCGAAACCCCAGTGCTGATATGCTCCTGCAAGAATCCGAGCTTGACAAAAACCTGCTTCAAAAG GCACGGATCTTTCACTATGGCTCAATTAGTTTGATAGTAGATCCTTGCAGGTCAGCTCATCTTGCTgccatgaaaattgtgaaggaAGCTGGTGGTTTTCTTTCCTATGATCCAAATTTGCGGAAGCAGTTATGGCCATCAGAAGAAGCTGCTCGAGATGGCATAATGAGCATATGGGATCAAGCTGATATGATTAAG GTAAGTGAAGATGAAATAGCATTCTTGACCAGAGGAGAGGATCCATATGATGATGACGTGGTGATGAAGCTCCTTCATCCAAATCTCAAACTCTTGATTGTGACCGAAGGGTCAAATGGCTGCAGATACTATACTCAG AATTTTAAAGGTAAGGTTTCTGGCGTAAAAGTCAAAGCTGTGGATACAACTGGTGCGGGTGATGCATTTGTGGGAGGTGTTCTAAGCAATTTAGCTTCCGACTTGAACTTATTCAAG GATGAAAAGCGATTAAGGGAAGCTTTACAGTTTGCAAATGCTTGTGGTGCTGTTACAGTTACAAAGAGAGGAGCCATTCCAGGTTTACCAACACGAGATGAAGTCCTTGAAGCGTTACGACAAAACTGA